One stretch of Solenopsis invicta isolate M01_SB chromosome 16, UNIL_Sinv_3.0, whole genome shotgun sequence DNA includes these proteins:
- the LOC113003170 gene encoding uncharacterized protein LOC113003170 isoform X1, whose protein sequence is MNAKANVVVDQVVLWTKTEIIECSAPSISRRLQIAIMSWNDDIAYAMTPFKLLTLPLGVWPLQKYNTFSLVRSIVCGVSMTAMMIMLFLEINFGSSDAYVKLDDLMLMSCNILCVLKLLSYRLYADNLIRNYSSAVKDYLAIDDEWKRIIMRRHAYMGRIICYICILSTYGCSLIWTVMPMLAADGEDIQINVTIENQASELPVPVTFLGDVHIPAGVYFVISSMESFILLLTGTSNCGNDALFFAIVLHVCGQMELLKIEFTKYGKTNKNENENFSVLGSRHRYLMEHAKLLTDVISFVLLVQVLFSCLIISLIGFQFILALKVNDAVMIIKSVSVLASFLFQLFFYSFVGDYLKCQMEDIADSIYSSNWYCLSTKLMRNVLFVTMRSQQPVQLLAGKFFIINIRTYMTILKSSLSYLSVLRVMMDT, encoded by the exons atgaatgccAAAGCGAACGTCGTAGTGGATCAAGTCGTATTGTGGACAAAGACCGAAATTATTGAGTGTAGTGCACCGTCGATCTCTAGACGATTGCAAATTGCAATAATGTCATGGAATGACGATATCGCTTATGCTATGACTCCCTTCAAACTCTTAACTCTACCATTAGGCGTTTGGCccttgcaaaaatataatacattttctttagtCCGTTCTATCGTGTGTGGCGTCAGTATG ACCGCGATGATGATTATGTTGTTCCTCGAAATCAATTTCGGTAGCAGCGATGCTTATGTAAAACTCGATGATCTTATGCTTATGTCTTGCAACATTCTTTGTGTACTAAAACTATTATCGTACCGCTTATACGCCGACAATCTGATTCGCAATTATTCTTCTGCTGTGAAAGATTATCTCGCGATCGACGACGAATGGAAGCGTATCATCATGAGGCGACACGCATACATGGGAAGGATAATTTGCTACATTTGCATACTTTCAACTTATGGGTGTTCATTAATTTGGACGGTAATGCCTATGCTAGCAGCCGATGGTGAGGATATCCAAATTAATGTAACCATCGAGAATCAAGCTTCAGAATTACCCGTGCCTGTAACATTTTTAGGGGACGTACATATCCCTGCGGGTGTATACTTTGTGATTTCCTCGATGGAATCATTCATATTGCTTCTCACTGGCACTAGTAATTGTG GCAATGATGCACTTTTCTTTGCTATCGTTCTTCATGTTTGTGGTCAAATGGAACTTCTAAAAATCGAGTTTACTAAATACGGCAAGacaaataaaaacgaaaatgaGAATTTTTCAGTATTGGGATCAAGACATCGTTATTTAATGGAACATGCAAAACTTCTAACAGATGTAATAAGTTTCGTTTTGCTTGTACAAGTGCTGTTTAGTTGtcttattattagtttaatcG gttttcaatttattttggcATTGAAAGTAAATGACGCAGTTATGATTATTAAATCCGTATCAGTGTTGGCCtctttcctgtttcaattgtttttttatagttttgtgGGCGATTATCTGAAGTGTCAAATGGAAGATATCGCAGATTCGATTTACAGTAGTAATTGGTATTGCTTGTCAACGAAATTGATGAGGAATGTCTTGTTCGTTACCATGAGATCGCAGCAACCAGTTCAGCTATTAGCtggcaaattttttattataaacattagaACTTACATGACCATATTAAAAAGTTCGCTGTCATATTTATCCGTCTTAAGAGTAATGATGGATACGTAA
- the LOC113003170 gene encoding uncharacterized protein LOC113003170 isoform X2, with product MNAKANVVVDQVVLWTKTEIIECSAPSISRRLQIAIMSWNDDIAYAMTPFKLLTLPLGVWPLQKYNTFSLVRSIVCGVSMTAMMIMLFLEINFGSSDAYVKLDDLMLMSCNILCVLKLLSYRLYADNLIRNYSSAVKDYLAIDDEWKRIIMRRHAYMGRIICYICILSTYGCSLIWTVMPMLAADGDVHIPAGVYFVISSMESFILLLTGTSNCGNDALFFAIVLHVCGQMELLKIEFTKYGKTNKNENENFSVLGSRHRYLMEHAKLLTDVISFVLLVQVLFSCLIISLIGFQFILALKVNDAVMIIKSVSVLASFLFQLFFYSFVGDYLKCQMEDIADSIYSSNWYCLSTKLMRNVLFVTMRSQQPVQLLAGKFFIINIRTYMTILKSSLSYLSVLRVMMDT from the exons atgaatgccAAAGCGAACGTCGTAGTGGATCAAGTCGTATTGTGGACAAAGACCGAAATTATTGAGTGTAGTGCACCGTCGATCTCTAGACGATTGCAAATTGCAATAATGTCATGGAATGACGATATCGCTTATGCTATGACTCCCTTCAAACTCTTAACTCTACCATTAGGCGTTTGGCccttgcaaaaatataatacattttctttagtCCGTTCTATCGTGTGTGGCGTCAGTATG ACCGCGATGATGATTATGTTGTTCCTCGAAATCAATTTCGGTAGCAGCGATGCTTATGTAAAACTCGATGATCTTATGCTTATGTCTTGCAACATTCTTTGTGTACTAAAACTATTATCGTACCGCTTATACGCCGACAATCTGATTCGCAATTATTCTTCTGCTGTGAAAGATTATCTCGCGATCGACGACGAATGGAAGCGTATCATCATGAGGCGACACGCATACATGGGAAGGATAATTTGCTACATTTGCATACTTTCAACTTATGGGTGTTCATTAATTTGGACGGTAATGCCTATGCTAGCAGCCGATG GGGACGTACATATCCCTGCGGGTGTATACTTTGTGATTTCCTCGATGGAATCATTCATATTGCTTCTCACTGGCACTAGTAATTGTG GCAATGATGCACTTTTCTTTGCTATCGTTCTTCATGTTTGTGGTCAAATGGAACTTCTAAAAATCGAGTTTACTAAATACGGCAAGacaaataaaaacgaaaatgaGAATTTTTCAGTATTGGGATCAAGACATCGTTATTTAATGGAACATGCAAAACTTCTAACAGATGTAATAAGTTTCGTTTTGCTTGTACAAGTGCTGTTTAGTTGtcttattattagtttaatcG gttttcaatttattttggcATTGAAAGTAAATGACGCAGTTATGATTATTAAATCCGTATCAGTGTTGGCCtctttcctgtttcaattgtttttttatagttttgtgGGCGATTATCTGAAGTGTCAAATGGAAGATATCGCAGATTCGATTTACAGTAGTAATTGGTATTGCTTGTCAACGAAATTGATGAGGAATGTCTTGTTCGTTACCATGAGATCGCAGCAACCAGTTCAGCTATTAGCtggcaaattttttattataaacattagaACTTACATGACCATATTAAAAAGTTCGCTGTCATATTTATCCGTCTTAAGAGTAATGATGGATACGTAA